From the Ascidiaceihabitans donghaensis genome, the window TTGGAACAACATGATAGCGCTGGTGTTGCGCAGCTGTCGCACACGCGTGATTTGGCAAGATACGCAAAAGCGTTCCCACAGGCAGGTCCGGCATGTCTCCGTTAAAGTCGGGATGCCGGGCAATGACGCCATGTTCCTGATTGGCCTGTTTCACATACAAGCCGCGAATGGGCGCACCCGATGCATCACATACCAACCCGTAACCCTGATCGACACGCTGGTTGGCGGTGCCACGATCGCGCGACATGGCCATCCATCCCGCGTCGCAGATGGTCCACCCTTTTGCGTCTTGATGGCCAATGACCGTGGTCAGTACGCTCAGGGCGATGTCATCGACCGTACACACCTCAAGACCGGCCATGACCAGATCAAAGAACACGTAAACGCCTGCGCGCAGTTCGGTCACACCATCAAGGTTTTGCGCGGCATGCGCCGTTGGTGTTGAACCGACGCTGACAACTGGACACGGCAGCCCCGCATCCCGCAAAATCGTGGCCGCATCGACCACAGCTTGCCGTTCCTGTTCTGCAGACAGCACCTGTGCGGCGTGCCCCACAGCGCCATAGCTTTCGCCTGCGTGACACAGCACCCCGACCAGTTCTGCCCCGCCGTCGTGTAGGATACGGCCCACTTGGGTAAGTGCCGGACCATGTGCGGTTAACCCGCTGCGGTGCCCGTCGCCGTCAATTTCGATCATCGCGGGGATGGCTATTCCCGATGCTTTTGACGCTGCCGCAACCGCCTCTGCCTGTGCGGCGCAATCCAGCAGAACCGTCAGCCGACAACCCGCGCGATGCAACGCAATGACGCGGTCCAGTTTGTTGGGGCTGATGCCCACGCCATAAAGAATATCGTTGATGCCTGCCTGTGCAAATGCGTCGGCCTCTGCGAGGGTGGATACCGTTGCCGGACCGTGTCCATCTTTAAGGACATAGCGCGCCGCTGCTACACTTTTGGTCGTTTTCAAATGGGGCCGCAAAGCCACGCCCAATGTGAGGGCCCGTTTCGACAGACGGTCAATGTTGCGCATCATGCGGCCCTCATCGACCAACAGGCAGGGTGTGAACAAGGCGGAAAGACGGGGATCGGTCATAGCGTGACCCTATACCGATAAAGTCCAACCTGAAAAGATATCCGGTGATGTTTTTGGGGCCATCGTACGGGCGACTAAATCGCTGCATCCGCTACACCAATTGAGGCAGATCAAAATCCACCGCCTGAAGGTCTGGTAAGTGTGATGTGTCCAACGAAAGAACCCATATGAAAAAGACATGTACATTGCTTTTTGCCCTGCTTGTGATCCAGAACCCTGCGATTGCGCAGGATGCGGCCATTGGTGCGGCGCTGTATGAGACGCATTGCTCCGATTGCCACGGCTTTGAGGCGCGTGGGAACGGACCATTGGCCCCTGCATTGATCCTGCAACCACCGTCGTTGCGCAATCTGGTGCAGCGCCATGATGGTTTTCCGATGGAACGCGTCGTCACCCGTATTGACGGGCGCGATCCGTTGGTCAGCCACGGATCGCCGATGCCGGTCTATGGTCCTTACTTTGAGGGCGATGACACCGCGCTGAAAACAGAGAGCGGACAGCCGGTTTTGACCAGTCGGCCTATTGCCGATCTGGTCGCCTTCTTGAAGGAAATTCAGGAATAGATGGCATGCCAATCATTTCGGTCCGGTGCTTTGCACCCCGAACACCTTCCCTTCATCAAGGAGTTATGCCCATGACTGTCAGAACGGTTATCATCGCCAGCGTTTGCACCGCCTTTCTTGGGGCATGTACGCAGACCCCGTCGCATAGCGCTGCCGCGTTCGCGTCCGAAACGGTGGCCCGTGGGAAAACTATCTATGGTCAGGAATGTGCACAATGCCATGGAACCGCAGGAGAAGGTGGTGGACCTGCATCGCTGGGACTGGGTGCTGCCCCGCCTGATCTGGTTGGACTGAAAATGCGCAATGGCGGGCAGGTTCCGCGCGCCTTTGTGCGTAAATACGTTCTTGGATTGACTGAAGAAAACGATCTGGCAGGGCCTATGCCTGATTTCGCGCGTGTCGGGTTACGACATGTTTATCCAAAAGGCGGCGCTGACGGTGAAGTGCTGGAAGCAGATTTCGAAAGCTTGCTGGATTATTTGGAAACGATACAGCAATAGGCCGGACGCATCAGGTTTGGCTGGGTTTGATGATCAACCGGTTTGTTGCGTACGGGCTGTGATCTGCCCCATAACAAAGCGCGTTGCCAACATGCCGCCCACAAGCGCTGCAACAAAGATGATCACGCGGGTGTCGAGCGTACCCAAAGCGGGCAGTGCGCCTCCCGGGCAAAATCCGGCAATGCCCCATCCGATCCCAAAAACGCCCGCACCTGTTAGAAGTTTTGCATCAAGTTTTTGGTTGTTTGGGATGTCAAAGGCTGGCTCAAACACCGGTGCAGGCCGTTTCAGCACAAGACGGTAGCCGATGAACGTCACGATCACGGCCCCGCCCATCACAAAGGCAAGACTTGGGTCCCATGTGCCTGCAATGTCGAAGAAGTTGATCACTTTGGCGGGGTTGGCCATGCCCGACATTGCAATGCCGGTGCCAAACAGCGCCCCTGTCAAGAATGTCAGAAAAATGCGCATAATTCACGCTCCCAAAAGATGGCGGACCACATAAACGGTCAACGCAGTGGTTATCATGAATGTGAGTGTTGCAGCGAACGACCGCGGCGAAAGCCGTGCCATGCCACAGACCCCGTGACCAGATGTGCAACCGCTGCCCAAGGTCACGCCGATGCCGACCAGAACGCCGCCAACGATCAACAAGGGCGTGGCTGAAGGCACGTCAATGGCAGGCAATCCACCTGTGAGTCCGAAATAGATCCAAGGTCCGGTGAACATGCCCGCCAGTATCGCGGCGCGCCACGTCCAATCGGACCGGCTTGCAGGCCAAAGTGCGCCCGCCAGAATGCCGGTCGCCCCCATGATCCGTCCGCGCAAAAACATAAGGCAAACGGCGGCCAAACCGATCAAAACGCCCCCTGTGAGGGACGCAAGCGGTGTAAACGATGTTTCCATGGATCAAATCCTGCAGGTTGAGATACCGATGATGCGGTATAGCGGGCAAAATCGGAAAAATGCAGTCAGAAAAAGCACGACCCCGACGCCCATGCTACCATAGGCCAAAGCGGCGCTGGACCAGATTGCGGGCATGTTCAGCAGGGGAAGAAAAAAGAGTGCGAGGCCTGCAACGGCCCTGATCAGGCGGTCGAAGCGTCCAAGATTTGCGATCATGTCGGTGTCCTTTCAAGGATGACCCAAGGGTTACGTTGTCTTGTCCCCTACCTTGGATGCGCCGTCTGTGATTTTGTCACAAGCTGTCGGGAATTTTTACGGCGCGTTTGCCAAACGCCCAATGGCCGCGACATCGCACAGTTCAATCACGCCGCGGCTTAGTGTCAGCCAACCCCGTCTTTCAAATTCTTTCAACTGCCGTGAAATGACTTCGCGGGCCGTTCCCAATTCAACCGCCATTTGCTGGTGTGTCAGGTGTAGCGTGTTTTGCGCGTCTTGCAGTTCCAGCAGTTTTTGCGCCACCCGGATGTCCATGCGTTTGAAAGCGATTTCTTCGATGACCATGAAAAGGTCCGTGATCCGTTTTGAATATGCTTCAAACACAAAGGCGCGAAAGTCCTTTGAAACCGACATAAGTTCATCGAAGGTGTCACGCGGGATCAGGATGGCTTCAACATCGGTTTCTGCAATGCCTTCGGCTGAATATTCTTCAAACGCCAGCAGGCAAGCCGTGGTCAGAACGCAGCTTTCGCCAGCATGGACGCGGTACAGCACGATTTCGCGGCCCGCTTCTGACAGCTGTTGCACACGTACGGTACCCGACACAAGCAACAACAGGTTCTGGGGCGGATTGCCGGGGCCAAAGATCACGGCACCGGCTTTCAGCGCAGCGGGCACGGACTGCCTATCAAGCAGATCGGAAACCGTCTTTGAAAGTCCGGTCAGGCCGGGGAAATGGCGCCGCCATGTCAGTTTTTCAAGCATGTTTTATCCCTTGTTCTGGGTGTCCTAGCATCTTGGTCGCAGGTGTTTATTGATCTCCATCAATGGCGCGGCACGACAGTCCGTTAAAATGCCCCTATGACATTGGAACACGGACACAGCCCGCAAGAAATTGCACGACGGTTATCACAAGGCCAGCAGTACAACCCACTAAAAGACATGATTTACGGTGGAATTGATGGTGCGGTTACAACCTTTGCCATTGTGGCCGGGGTCGCTGGGGCGGGATTGCCCCATAGCATCATCGTGGCCCTTGGTTTGGCGAACATTCTGGCTGACGGATTTTCTATGGCGGCCAGCAATTATTCCGGCACCAAGGCCGAACTGGACGACCGCAAACGCATTATCCAGATTGAAGAACGCCACATCGCCGATCATCCTAATGGCGAACGCGAAGAGCTGCGCCAGATCCTTGCACAGCGCGGGCTTTCGGGGGGTGTTCTGGAACAGGCAACCGAAGAGATCACACACAAAAAGCAAAAGTGGATCGACCTTATGTTGACGGACGAATACGGGTTGCCTCGCGAGGGTCCCAACCCTGTTCGCGCGGCCCTATCAACATTTGCGGCGTTCCTTGTCGCGGGTGCAGTGCCTTTGATCCCTTTTGTGTTCGATCTGCCAAACCCTTTTGTCGTGTCGATCTATGCGACGCTTGTTACCTTTTTCCTGATCGGAGCAGGCAAAAGCCACTGGTCGTTGTCCAAATGGTGGCGTTCGGGGACCGAAACACTGGTTATTGGCGGGATGGCAGCGTTGCTGGCCTATGGGGTCGGGGGATTGTTCCACGCTGGATGATCTTGTGGTCCGCCATGTGCCGATGAGGTCGCATGCTCGTCGTGGGCGCCAGCCTTCTAGCGATAGCCAGTCAACGGAGGCTCATTTTCGAATGCCTCCAGCCATTCCCGCCATGCGTCCGCATCATCACCAAAATCCAGAAAGGATATGTCCTTGAGGCGCGAAAGGATGTCTTGGCGGGTGCGCCGTGCGCTTCCCAATTGCCCGTATTCGTAACCGGGGTAGACTTTGACCCATATCAGGTCGACGGGCGCGGAGGATGATTGATCCAACGCATCGATCATTGCGCGGGCTTCGGGCAGTCCTCTTGCGACTTCGGCCAGCAGGCGCGGCATAAAGGTTTTTTCTTCAAGCTCGTCCTCCATTTCCATGATGTCGCGGGTTGATTTGCCCTTGGTCAACTGGTCGTACAGGTTTTGGGCACGGTCTTGCATAAGGCTTTCAAAAAAGCGGGCGTCATTTCGGGTGTTCATTGGCCAAGCCTCCGGCGGTTGGCGGCGATGTACGCCTCTGAGTCCCGTCGGGCAATGTCCAGCAAGCTTGCCAATCTGTCAGCCTCATCCGAATTCCCCGTCGCCCGCGCAAGTGCTATACGGGGTTCTACGATGGATCTGGTTGTTTTCATTGCTTCGGTTTCCACACGTATTTCTTCAAGATAATACCGTTGCCCGCCATTTGGACCGTTGCGACCATATTTAGTCCAAAACTCATCCGCAGAGCCACCCCGCTTGAGCCACCGCGAAAAGCGCTGCGCGTGGGCGATTTCATGGGCTACTTCGTTGATCGCGATCAATTCGTTGTACCGGCCTGCCCCGACGCCGTCGATATAGCGTGGCATACCAATGTCGTCGGCAATTCGGAGCGAGCGGTCGGTTATCCTGAAGGCACTGCTTTGGCCGCGTCCGCCCAAACGGATGGAACTGACAAGCTGATCCAGCTCTGGGCCTGACATGCCCATGCGACGGGCCACATCATAGACAAGTTTACGCGCTTGGTTTGTGTTTGTTACGGCACCGCGCAATGCAAGAATACCGGCCTCGCCGCTGCGCAGCTTGCGGGCGCGTTCAAGAAGGCGGGATTGGCGGGCGATTGTAAGCCGCAACCGCAATCGCGGGATGCTTTCCCAAGCTTCGGCAACCACCCTGCCAATGCCATTGATGTTCATCATGATGCGCCCCGATGGCATCGTGGCAAAGTTCACCGTCAGACGTCCAAAGCGTGCATTGCGTATGCCCACCATTGTCAAACGTGCCGCATCGACCACCCTGTCCGAGGTGCGGGCCAAAAAGGACAGGTTTTGTGCGGTTCGGGCCCCTTGCATTGTTGCGCGCGCCGCAGGCAAAAACGCGGAAACGCCGGCCCCCCCCAAGCTTAACCCCAGCATTGTAAAGGACCAGTATTTGGTGAATGCCCGTTGGTCGTTTTGGTCAAGCACGCCAAAGCGTTCTGCCATGGCAAAGGCTGCGTCCCCCAACCATCCGGTTTGATGTGAACTTTGGACCGGTGTGCGCAGCATATCGATGCCTTGGGTCAAAGCCTCGATCCCGGCGATGGTCATGGCACCGCCCGCCAGCAGACCAACGCCCGTCCAGGACGCGCCAGCCGCCAACATGACGCCCCCGATGACTTCTGCCGCGCCGACAATGACATTCAAGGTGCCCCAGATGACGCGGCTGGACCAGCTGTCCATGAATTCTTCATGCGCACCCGCGCCGGGAATACCGGACCGCACCATCCAGTCACCCATGACACGGTGCAACCAATCCGCGCCGTCATCATTGGTGACGTCGTCAAACACCAGATCATCGTCGTCCATCCCGAGGGCCCAGTTGAACTTGTCGATGTTTTTGTTGATGCGTGTGGTGATTAGGATTTTACGGTCCGCGATGCGCCAATGCTTGAGCGTCTCAAGCCGGTACTGATTTGCCACAAGGCGTGCCATGGCCGCATTGTATTCATCGCGCCAATACAGCAGCCCACCGCCTGGCAGGAATGTGATCCGCCGCAATTCGCTGTGATCGCGGCTGATGGCTGCACGCAGCGCGGTTTCTTCGCCCGAGACGTCATCCACAAACTCGATCTGGTAGCCTTCGCCGTTGACCAGCATGTCCAACAGCTGCGCCCGTTCGGGATAGCGGCGGGCAAAGACGTCGATGACGCCGTCAAAGGTAATGGGTGCGCCCGCAAAAATCGGAGGAAACAGTTCGTCCGACCGGATTTCGTCTTCGACTGTCGCAATTCCCAAATCGCAACTCTGATCGACCTCAAGACCTGCAAACAAGGCATCAAGTTCGAAGTTGCCGATGTCTTGCGGGATAAAGGCCGCTTCTGCTGCGCATTGGCCCGTGGTGCAATCGTCTTCGGCGACATAAAGTTCTGCAGGTTCAGTCAAAGAGAGCCCCCATGCGTTGCCCCAAACGGGAGCGGATCAATTCGGAAATAGCCTGAAACCGCGTCTCTGTAGAAACTGTCGTCGCGTTCAGGTGGTGCTGGATGTCCGGCTTGAGCGGATCAAGGTCAGCCCCGTAAACAAGGTTCCACGCGATGAAGTATCGCAAATGAAAGCGGCCGCGAAACCCAAGCGGATGAACGGCCAGAACGGTGGCAC encodes:
- a CDS encoding YeeE/YedE family protein; this translates as METSFTPLASLTGGVLIGLAAVCLMFLRGRIMGATGILAGALWPASRSDWTWRAAILAGMFTGPWIYFGLTGGLPAIDVPSATPLLIVGGVLVGIGVTLGSGCTSGHGVCGMARLSPRSFAATLTFMITTALTVYVVRHLLGA
- a CDS encoding Crp/Fnr family transcriptional regulator, translating into MLEKLTWRRHFPGLTGLSKTVSDLLDRQSVPAALKAGAVIFGPGNPPQNLLLLVSGTVRVQQLSEAGREIVLYRVHAGESCVLTTACLLAFEEYSAEGIAETDVEAILIPRDTFDELMSVSKDFRAFVFEAYSKRITDLFMVIEEIAFKRMDIRVAQKLLELQDAQNTLHLTHQQMAVELGTAREVISRQLKEFERRGWLTLSRGVIELCDVAAIGRLANAP
- a CDS encoding VIT1/CCC1 transporter family protein, giving the protein MTLEHGHSPQEIARRLSQGQQYNPLKDMIYGGIDGAVTTFAIVAGVAGAGLPHSIIVALGLANILADGFSMAASNYSGTKAELDDRKRIIQIEERHIADHPNGEREELRQILAQRGLSGGVLEQATEEITHKKQKWIDLMLTDEYGLPREGPNPVRAALSTFAAFLVAGAVPLIPFVFDLPNPFVVSIYATLVTFFLIGAGKSHWSLSKWWRSGTETLVIGGMAALLAYGVGGLFHAG
- a CDS encoding YgaP family membrane protein: MIANLGRFDRLIRAVAGLALFFLPLLNMPAIWSSAALAYGSMGVGVVLFLTAFFRFCPLYRIIGISTCRI
- a CDS encoding c-type cytochrome; translated protein: MKKTCTLLFALLVIQNPAIAQDAAIGAALYETHCSDCHGFEARGNGPLAPALILQPPSLRNLVQRHDGFPMERVVTRIDGRDPLVSHGSPMPVYGPYFEGDDTALKTESGQPVLTSRPIADLVAFLKEIQE
- a CDS encoding c-type cytochrome, with translation MTVRTVIIASVCTAFLGACTQTPSHSAAAFASETVARGKTIYGQECAQCHGTAGEGGGPASLGLGAAPPDLVGLKMRNGGQVPRAFVRKYVLGLTEENDLAGPMPDFARVGLRHVYPKGGADGEVLEADFESLLDYLETIQQ
- a CDS encoding DUF6691 family protein → MRIFLTFLTGALFGTGIAMSGMANPAKVINFFDIAGTWDPSLAFVMGGAVIVTFIGYRLVLKRPAPVFEPAFDIPNNQKLDAKLLTGAGVFGIGWGIAGFCPGGALPALGTLDTRVIIFVAALVGGMLATRFVMGQITARTQQTG
- a CDS encoding alanine racemase, whose protein sequence is MTDPRLSALFTPCLLVDEGRMMRNIDRLSKRALTLGVALRPHLKTTKSVAAARYVLKDGHGPATVSTLAEADAFAQAGINDILYGVGISPNKLDRVIALHRAGCRLTVLLDCAAQAEAVAAASKASGIAIPAMIEIDGDGHRSGLTAHGPALTQVGRILHDGGAELVGVLCHAGESYGAVGHAAQVLSAEQERQAVVDAATILRDAGLPCPVVSVGSTPTAHAAQNLDGVTELRAGVYVFFDLVMAGLEVCTVDDIALSVLTTVIGHQDAKGWTICDAGWMAMSRDRGTANQRVDQGYGLVCDASGAPIRGLYVKQANQEHGVIARHPDFNGDMPDLPVGTLLRILPNHACATAAQHQRYHVVPKDPDAALMVWDRFGGW